From the Hylaeus volcanicus isolate JK05 chromosome 4, UHH_iyHylVolc1.0_haploid, whole genome shotgun sequence genome, one window contains:
- the LOC128874547 gene encoding DNA polymerase delta catalytic subunit isoform X2 → MNRKPFSTHSAPKKAKYQNEDEDDYPGSFEAELANMDEIDDDFGDASQAIEEGPEQENTFSKWNRPPPPQLNPQKDGLTFQQIEIDHYIGAPLHGMPGSKIGPVPIMRMYGVTELGNSVCCHVHGFCPYLYVLAPPNFTDHHCKPFKDALDKAVLKDMRSNPYNIGEAILAVERVYKQNMFGYTGNEKSLFLKITVAVPKLIAPCKRLLENEVIFTEFNHKYSAFESNIDFDIRFMVDRSVVGCSWIELPAKTWKLRGHHGHNLPLTTRCQIEVDVAWDSFIAHAPEGEWSKLAPFRILSFDIECAGRKGIFPEPNHDPVIQIANMVIRQGEPEPFLRNIFTLDTCAPIVGCQVISSDKESVMLEKWADFVRQSDPDIFTGYNINNFDFPYLINRAKHLNVKNFEYLGRIKNIKSVIKTQVLQSKQMGKRENKSINFDGRVPFDLLLVLVRDYKLRSYTLNAVSYHFLQEQKEDVHHSIITDLQNGNAQTRRRLAVYCLKDAYLPLRLLDKLMCIIIYMEMARVTGVSIYSLLTRGQQIKVISQLLRKTREKNYLMPVHHGQGSEEQFEGATVIEPKRGYYSDPIATLDFSSLYPSIIMAHNLCYTTLLNHERQVKYKINADDITVTPSNSKFIKGNVRKGILPEILENLLSARKVAKAELKKETDPLKQKVLDGRQYALKVSANSVYGFTGAQMGKLPCLEISASVTAYGRTMIEQTKHEVEKKYCVSNGYNNDAVVIYGDTDSVMVKFGVKTIEEAMELGREAAEYVTSKFLKPIKLEFEKVYFPYLLINKKRYAGLYFTRPDKYDKMDCKGLETVRRDNCPLVANMMNTCLQKLLIDRNPTEALNYAKQIISDLLCNRIDISQLVVTKELTKTDYTAKQAHVELAAKMKKRDAGTAPKLGDRVPYVFIKAAKGTPAYQKAEDPIYVLENNIPIDTNYYLENQLSKPLVRIFEPILGDKAESLLLKGDHTRTRSVATSKVGALSAFTRKKEVCLGCKAVLTPNREKIALCQYCEPKEAEFFQTELYAGRKLEEKFCRLWTECQRCQGSLHQEVICTSRDCPIFYMRKKVQMELDTQMKRIERFGIPEW, encoded by the exons ATGAACAGGAAACCTTTTTCAACACATTCTGCTCCGAAGAAGGCCAAATATCA GAACGAAGATGAGGACGATTACCCTGGTTCGTTTGAAGCAGAATTGGCTAATATGGATGAAATAGATGATGATTTTGGAGATGCATCACAAGCTATTGAAGAG gGTCCTGAACAAGAAAACACATTTTCAAAGTGGAATAGACCTCCTCCACCACAACTAAATCCACAAAAGGATGGGTTAACTTTTcaacaaatagaaattgacCATTACATAG gtGCACCATTACATGGAATGCCTGGAAGTAAAATAGGTCCTGTACCAATAATGAGAATGTACGGTGTCACAGAACTGGGAAACTCTGTTTGTTGCCATGTCCATGGATTTTGTCCTTACTTGTACGTTTTAGCACCACCTAACTTTACAGATCATCACTGCAAGCCATTCAAG GATGCTTTGGATAAAGCTGTGTTAAAAGATATGAGGTCAAATCCATATAATATTGGGGAAGCCATCTTAGCCGTCGAGCgagtatataaacaaaatatgtttggATACACAGGAAATGAGAAATcactgtttttaaaaattacagtaGCAGTGCCAAAATTGATAGCACCTTGTAAGAGGTTGCTCGAGAATGAAGTCATTTTTACTGAATTTAATCACAAGTACAGTGCCTTTGAAAGCAATATCGATTTTGATATTAG GTTCATGGTCGACAGATCAGTTGTTGGGTGTTCATGGATCGAATTGCCTGCAAAAACTTGGAAATTACGCGGTCATCACGGACATAACTTACCATTGACTACAAGATGCCAAATAGAAGTAGATGTTGCATGGGATAGCTTCATTGCTCATGCACCAGAAGGAGAATGGTCGAAACTTGCACCATTCAGAATACTTAGTTTCGATATTGAATGCGCGGGACGTAAAG gCATTTTCCCCGAACCAAATCACGATCCTGTCATACAAATTGCCAATATGGTGATAAGGCAAGGAGAACCAGAACCttttttacgaaatatttttacgctTGATACGTGTGCGCCTATCGTTGGTTGCCAAGTCATAAGTTCTGATAAAGAAAGCGTAATGTTGGAG aAATGGGCTGACTTCGTGAGACAATCAGATCCTGATATTTTTACAGGTtacaacataaataattttgacttcccttatttaattaatcgtgCAAAGCATCTTAATGTGAAAAACTTCGAATACCTtggtagaataaaaaatataaagtctGTGATTAAAACTCAAGTACTTCAGAGCAAACAGATGGGTAAACGTGAGAATAAATCCATCAACTTTGATGGGAGAGTTCCATTTGACCTCTTACTG GTTCTGGTCAGAGATTACAAACTGCGATCTTACACTTTGAACGCCGTCTCTTATCACTTTCTGCAGGAGCAGAAAGAAGACGTTCACCACAGTATTATCACAGATTTACAAAATGGCAACGCGCAGACACGTCGAAGGCTTGCTGTTTATTGTTTGAAGGACGCCTACTTACCGCTCAGATTGTTGGATAAATtaatgtgtattattatttacatggAAATGGCAAGAGTTACCGGCGTTTCTATATACAGTTTGTTAACGCGTGGACAGCAGATAAAAGTTATCTCACAGCTTTTAAGAAAG ACTCGAGAGAAAAATTACTTGATGCCCGTACACCATGGCCAAGGTAGCGAAGAACAGTTCGAGGGTGCTACAGTAATAGAACCGAAACGTGGATACTATAGTGACCCTATTGCTACTTTGGATTTCAGTTCCCTGTATCCCAGTATTATTATGGCGCACAATTTATGTTATACGACGCTATTGAATCACGAGAGacaagttaaatataaaatcaacgCTGACGACATAACTGTGACTCCGAGCAACTCGAAGTTCATCAAAGGTAACGTAAGAAAAGGGATCCTTCCTGAAATTTTGGAGAATCTTTTATCGGCCAGAAAGGTAGCAAAGGCTGAATTAAAGAAAGAGACTGATCCGTTGAAGCAGAAGGTCTTGGATGGTAGACAGTATGCTTTGAAAGTATCAGCTAACTCTGTGTATGGCTTCACCGGCGCCCAAATGGGGAAGTTACCGTGTTTGGAAATATCAGCG AGTGTAACTGCATACGGACGCACCATGatagaacaaacaaaacatgAAGTAGAGAAAAAGTACTGTGTATCAAATGGATACAACAATGATGCTGTTGTTATATACGGAGACACTGATTCAGTCATGGTTAAATTTGGCGTTAAGACCATCGAAGAAGCAATGGAACTTGGAAGAGAAGCAGCGGAATATGTAACGTCGAAATTCCTCAAGCCTATAAAATTAGAGtttgaaaaagtatatttcccatatttattaattaacaaaaagaggTACGCTGGTTTGTATTTTACACGTCCCGATAAGTACGATAAAATGGATTGCAAGGGTCTTGAAACGGTGCGGAGAGACAATTGTCCCTTGGTAGCGAACATGATGAATACGTGCTTGCAGAAATTACTCATCGACAG GAATCCCACTGAAGCGCTAAATTATGCGAAGCAAATTATAAGCGATCTTTTATGTAACCGCATCGACATATCTCAGCTGGTGGTGACGAAAGAGTTAACCAAAACTGACTATACAGCCAAGCAAGCGCACGTGGAGTTAGCagcaaaaatgaagaaacgagACGCGGGAACCGCTCCTAAACTCGGAGACAGAGTTCCCTATGTCTTCATAAAGGCTGCAAAGGGAACACCTGCTTATCAGAAAGCAGAGGATCCAATCTATGTGTTAGAGAACAATATTCCCATTGacacgaattattatttagaaaatcaaTTGTCCAAACCACTTGTACGTATCTTCGAACCAATTCTGGGCGATAAGGCGGAATCTCTTTTGCTGAAAGGAGATCATACGCGCACAAGATCCGTTGCCACATCCAAAGTCGGTGCCCTCTCTGCCTTCACACGTAAGAAGGAAGTGTGCTTAGGTTGCAAAGCTGTTTTAACACCGAACAGGGAGAAGATAGCTCTGTGTCAATATTGTGAACCAAAGGAGGCCGAATTCTTTCAGACTGAATTGTATGCTGGTAgaaaattggaagaaaaattttgtaggTTATGGACGGAATGTCAAAGATGTCAGGGAAGTCTTCATCAAGAAGTAATTTGCACGAG TCGTGACTGCCCGATATTCTACATGAGAAAGAAGGTTCAGATGGAATTGGACACCCAAATGAAACGTATCGAAAGATTTGGAATTCCAGAGTGGTAG
- the LOC128874547 gene encoding DNA polymerase delta catalytic subunit isoform X1 gives MNRKPFSTHSAPKKAKYQNEDEDDYPGSFEAELANMDEIDDDFGDASQAIEEPADVPLKNESKAGPEQENTFSKWNRPPPPQLNPQKDGLTFQQIEIDHYIGAPLHGMPGSKIGPVPIMRMYGVTELGNSVCCHVHGFCPYLYVLAPPNFTDHHCKPFKDALDKAVLKDMRSNPYNIGEAILAVERVYKQNMFGYTGNEKSLFLKITVAVPKLIAPCKRLLENEVIFTEFNHKYSAFESNIDFDIRFMVDRSVVGCSWIELPAKTWKLRGHHGHNLPLTTRCQIEVDVAWDSFIAHAPEGEWSKLAPFRILSFDIECAGRKGIFPEPNHDPVIQIANMVIRQGEPEPFLRNIFTLDTCAPIVGCQVISSDKESVMLEKWADFVRQSDPDIFTGYNINNFDFPYLINRAKHLNVKNFEYLGRIKNIKSVIKTQVLQSKQMGKRENKSINFDGRVPFDLLLVLVRDYKLRSYTLNAVSYHFLQEQKEDVHHSIITDLQNGNAQTRRRLAVYCLKDAYLPLRLLDKLMCIIIYMEMARVTGVSIYSLLTRGQQIKVISQLLRKTREKNYLMPVHHGQGSEEQFEGATVIEPKRGYYSDPIATLDFSSLYPSIIMAHNLCYTTLLNHERQVKYKINADDITVTPSNSKFIKGNVRKGILPEILENLLSARKVAKAELKKETDPLKQKVLDGRQYALKVSANSVYGFTGAQMGKLPCLEISASVTAYGRTMIEQTKHEVEKKYCVSNGYNNDAVVIYGDTDSVMVKFGVKTIEEAMELGREAAEYVTSKFLKPIKLEFEKVYFPYLLINKKRYAGLYFTRPDKYDKMDCKGLETVRRDNCPLVANMMNTCLQKLLIDRNPTEALNYAKQIISDLLCNRIDISQLVVTKELTKTDYTAKQAHVELAAKMKKRDAGTAPKLGDRVPYVFIKAAKGTPAYQKAEDPIYVLENNIPIDTNYYLENQLSKPLVRIFEPILGDKAESLLLKGDHTRTRSVATSKVGALSAFTRKKEVCLGCKAVLTPNREKIALCQYCEPKEAEFFQTELYAGRKLEEKFCRLWTECQRCQGSLHQEVICTSRDCPIFYMRKKVQMELDTQMKRIERFGIPEW, from the exons ATGAACAGGAAACCTTTTTCAACACATTCTGCTCCGAAGAAGGCCAAATATCA GAACGAAGATGAGGACGATTACCCTGGTTCGTTTGAAGCAGAATTGGCTAATATGGATGAAATAGATGATGATTTTGGAGATGCATCACAAGCTATTGAAGAG ccAGCTGATGtaccattaaaaaatgaatcaaaaGCA gGTCCTGAACAAGAAAACACATTTTCAAAGTGGAATAGACCTCCTCCACCACAACTAAATCCACAAAAGGATGGGTTAACTTTTcaacaaatagaaattgacCATTACATAG gtGCACCATTACATGGAATGCCTGGAAGTAAAATAGGTCCTGTACCAATAATGAGAATGTACGGTGTCACAGAACTGGGAAACTCTGTTTGTTGCCATGTCCATGGATTTTGTCCTTACTTGTACGTTTTAGCACCACCTAACTTTACAGATCATCACTGCAAGCCATTCAAG GATGCTTTGGATAAAGCTGTGTTAAAAGATATGAGGTCAAATCCATATAATATTGGGGAAGCCATCTTAGCCGTCGAGCgagtatataaacaaaatatgtttggATACACAGGAAATGAGAAATcactgtttttaaaaattacagtaGCAGTGCCAAAATTGATAGCACCTTGTAAGAGGTTGCTCGAGAATGAAGTCATTTTTACTGAATTTAATCACAAGTACAGTGCCTTTGAAAGCAATATCGATTTTGATATTAG GTTCATGGTCGACAGATCAGTTGTTGGGTGTTCATGGATCGAATTGCCTGCAAAAACTTGGAAATTACGCGGTCATCACGGACATAACTTACCATTGACTACAAGATGCCAAATAGAAGTAGATGTTGCATGGGATAGCTTCATTGCTCATGCACCAGAAGGAGAATGGTCGAAACTTGCACCATTCAGAATACTTAGTTTCGATATTGAATGCGCGGGACGTAAAG gCATTTTCCCCGAACCAAATCACGATCCTGTCATACAAATTGCCAATATGGTGATAAGGCAAGGAGAACCAGAACCttttttacgaaatatttttacgctTGATACGTGTGCGCCTATCGTTGGTTGCCAAGTCATAAGTTCTGATAAAGAAAGCGTAATGTTGGAG aAATGGGCTGACTTCGTGAGACAATCAGATCCTGATATTTTTACAGGTtacaacataaataattttgacttcccttatttaattaatcgtgCAAAGCATCTTAATGTGAAAAACTTCGAATACCTtggtagaataaaaaatataaagtctGTGATTAAAACTCAAGTACTTCAGAGCAAACAGATGGGTAAACGTGAGAATAAATCCATCAACTTTGATGGGAGAGTTCCATTTGACCTCTTACTG GTTCTGGTCAGAGATTACAAACTGCGATCTTACACTTTGAACGCCGTCTCTTATCACTTTCTGCAGGAGCAGAAAGAAGACGTTCACCACAGTATTATCACAGATTTACAAAATGGCAACGCGCAGACACGTCGAAGGCTTGCTGTTTATTGTTTGAAGGACGCCTACTTACCGCTCAGATTGTTGGATAAATtaatgtgtattattatttacatggAAATGGCAAGAGTTACCGGCGTTTCTATATACAGTTTGTTAACGCGTGGACAGCAGATAAAAGTTATCTCACAGCTTTTAAGAAAG ACTCGAGAGAAAAATTACTTGATGCCCGTACACCATGGCCAAGGTAGCGAAGAACAGTTCGAGGGTGCTACAGTAATAGAACCGAAACGTGGATACTATAGTGACCCTATTGCTACTTTGGATTTCAGTTCCCTGTATCCCAGTATTATTATGGCGCACAATTTATGTTATACGACGCTATTGAATCACGAGAGacaagttaaatataaaatcaacgCTGACGACATAACTGTGACTCCGAGCAACTCGAAGTTCATCAAAGGTAACGTAAGAAAAGGGATCCTTCCTGAAATTTTGGAGAATCTTTTATCGGCCAGAAAGGTAGCAAAGGCTGAATTAAAGAAAGAGACTGATCCGTTGAAGCAGAAGGTCTTGGATGGTAGACAGTATGCTTTGAAAGTATCAGCTAACTCTGTGTATGGCTTCACCGGCGCCCAAATGGGGAAGTTACCGTGTTTGGAAATATCAGCG AGTGTAACTGCATACGGACGCACCATGatagaacaaacaaaacatgAAGTAGAGAAAAAGTACTGTGTATCAAATGGATACAACAATGATGCTGTTGTTATATACGGAGACACTGATTCAGTCATGGTTAAATTTGGCGTTAAGACCATCGAAGAAGCAATGGAACTTGGAAGAGAAGCAGCGGAATATGTAACGTCGAAATTCCTCAAGCCTATAAAATTAGAGtttgaaaaagtatatttcccatatttattaattaacaaaaagaggTACGCTGGTTTGTATTTTACACGTCCCGATAAGTACGATAAAATGGATTGCAAGGGTCTTGAAACGGTGCGGAGAGACAATTGTCCCTTGGTAGCGAACATGATGAATACGTGCTTGCAGAAATTACTCATCGACAG GAATCCCACTGAAGCGCTAAATTATGCGAAGCAAATTATAAGCGATCTTTTATGTAACCGCATCGACATATCTCAGCTGGTGGTGACGAAAGAGTTAACCAAAACTGACTATACAGCCAAGCAAGCGCACGTGGAGTTAGCagcaaaaatgaagaaacgagACGCGGGAACCGCTCCTAAACTCGGAGACAGAGTTCCCTATGTCTTCATAAAGGCTGCAAAGGGAACACCTGCTTATCAGAAAGCAGAGGATCCAATCTATGTGTTAGAGAACAATATTCCCATTGacacgaattattatttagaaaatcaaTTGTCCAAACCACTTGTACGTATCTTCGAACCAATTCTGGGCGATAAGGCGGAATCTCTTTTGCTGAAAGGAGATCATACGCGCACAAGATCCGTTGCCACATCCAAAGTCGGTGCCCTCTCTGCCTTCACACGTAAGAAGGAAGTGTGCTTAGGTTGCAAAGCTGTTTTAACACCGAACAGGGAGAAGATAGCTCTGTGTCAATATTGTGAACCAAAGGAGGCCGAATTCTTTCAGACTGAATTGTATGCTGGTAgaaaattggaagaaaaattttgtaggTTATGGACGGAATGTCAAAGATGTCAGGGAAGTCTTCATCAAGAAGTAATTTGCACGAG TCGTGACTGCCCGATATTCTACATGAGAAAGAAGGTTCAGATGGAATTGGACACCCAAATGAAACGTATCGAAAGATTTGGAATTCCAGAGTGGTAG
- the LOC128874549 gene encoding ADP-ribosylation factor-like protein 1: MGGLLSYFRNLLGSREMRILILGLDGAGKTTILYRLQVGEVVTTIPTIGFNVEQVTYKNLKFQVWDLGGQTSIRPYWRCYYSNTDAIIYVVDSADKDRIGISKDELIYMLREEELQGAILVVLANKQDMAGCLSVAEVHQALGLDALKNRTFQIFKTSATKGEGLDQAMDWLSNALQSRK, encoded by the exons ATGG GAGGATTACTCAGTTATTTTCGCAATTTGCTCGGGAGCCGGGAAATgcgaattttaattcttgGCCTGGATGGAGCCGGGAAAACCACGATTTTATACAG ATTACAGGTGGGTGAGGTGGTTACAACAATACCTACTATAGGGTTCAATGTAGAACAagttacatataaaaatttaaagtttcaagtGTGGGATCTTGGTGGTCAGACTAGTATAcg ACCATATTGGAGGTGTTATTACTCGAATACAGATGCAATAATTTATGTTGTGGATTCAGCAGACAAAGATAGGATAGGCATATCAAAAgatgaattaatttacatgtTGAGA GAAGAAGAATTACAAGGTGCTATCTTGGTAGTCTTGGCAAATAAACAAGATATGGCAGGTTGTTTAAGCGTTGCCGAAGTTCATCAGGCGCTTGGATTGGACGCCCTTAAAAACAGAACGttccaaatatttaaaacatccGCGACGAAAGGCGAGGGTCTCGACCAAGCGATGGATTGGCTGTCGAACGCGCTGCAAAGTAGAAAAtga
- the LOC128875202 gene encoding CD151 antigen-like, whose product MNWNKFFTGLTDHENDRNEDETETEDEDVTDSNGTVSTEKRSECLGMRFNKLSRNRLSQRCIKPAFLTVNAVTFLAGIVGVVTSIWTLTDDKIMSRLMGQHFFLITILFTGFIGFLTSLLGIVGLARKRRKLLNMYATCCLLFLCIMFVSAIMSFWIFEHITTNIQNDMVSSMETYQSLLSSREAWDNTHRHLKCCGIKSSSDWAKYRIAVPKSCCATSIEECIRMTDAVAFKTGCLRSAVLVLRTHIHAISISALLIFLIIFTFKPLLKSGNDCKLFIMFVGG is encoded by the exons ATGAACTGGAACAAATTCTTTACGGGGCTAACAGACCATGAGAACGACAGAAACGAGGACGAGACGGAAACGGAGGACGAGGATGTCACGGATAGCAATGGTACCGTTTCGACTGAGAAAAGGTCGGAATGTCTCGGGATGCGTTTCAACAAGCTCTCGCGTAATCGTCTGTCGCAGCGGTGCATTAAACCTGCCTTTTTAACCGTCAACGCGGTAACATTT cttGCAGGCATCGTTGGCGTTGTAACATCAATATGGACCCTCACCGATGATAAAATAATGTCGAGATTGATGGGACAGCATTTTTTCCTGATTACCATATTGTTCACCGGGTTCATTGGTTTTCTCACGTCCTTGCTAGGGATTGTTGGACTGGCTCGAAAGAGGCGAAAGCTTTTAAACATG TATGCCACATGTTGCTTACTGTTCCTCTGCATCATGTTCGTCAGTGCTATAATGAGCTTTTGGATCTTTGAGCACATCACGACAAACATCCAAAATGACATGGTCAGCTCCATGGAGACTTACCAATCGCTGTTATCGAGTAGAGAAGCTTGGGACAACACTCACAGACAT TTGAAGTGTTGTGGAATTAAGTCTTCGAGCGACTGGGCGAAGTATCGCATCGCCGTTCCAAAAAGTTGCTGCGCtacgtctatcgaagaa tGTATACGAATGACGGACGCTGTAGCATTCAAGACGGGGTGTTTAAGGAGCGCCGTGCTTGTACTCAGGACGCATATTCACGCTATAAGCATATCGGCCCTCCTAATTTTCCTGATAATA TTTACCTTCAAGCCTCTACTGAAATCAGGAAATGATTGCAAATTGTTCATCATGTTTGTTGGCGGTTGA